TAACGGGCAATGACGCGGCTACGAGCCAAAAAGAAGTGCAATGAAGAGGTTGGATGTTCTTGTGGGTATTGTTGAGCGCGCTCACGCGTGTCAGTAATTCGAGCTTCTGGAAGGGGGTGAGTGAGCAACATTTGTGGCGGTTTACTGGAATAGCGATATTCCGCGGCTAAACGAGAAAAGAACCGTGGCATGGCCATTACATCAAAGCCTGATTTAGCTAATGTTTGCATACCAAAGCGGTCTGCTTCTCTTTCGTTTGAACGAGTGTAGTTAATCTGCCCTTGAATACTACCTGCAGTGGTCGCGGTAATGGCTGCGATTCCTGCTTCAGGTGCGGCTATCGCTAACAAAAGCGCACCGGCTAGAGCGGCCAAAGTAGCTGGTGAACGTTGTGCTTGGGCCTCCATGCTTCGAGCAAGGTGGCGCTGAGTGACGTGGGATATTTCGTGCGCCATAACCGAGGCCAGTTCACTTTCAGACTGCGTATCTAAAAATAGTCCCGAGTGCAGAGCGACATAACCGCCAAAGAAGGCAAAAGCGTTAATGGCATGATCGTTAATCAAAAAAAAGTGAAAGGGGGTTTTGACGTTATCGGCATGGGCAACTAAACGATGGCCCAAAGTATCAACGTATTCGCTTAGTACCGGATCATTAATGACGGGTTGGTTAGCTCGAATCATACGCATATAAGCATCGCCATAGAGCAACTCTTGGTCGATAGAGAGCGTTGCTCCAGCAACGGTGCCAATATCCGGTAAATCATTACCTTGAGCCAGACTCATTTGAGGTGCTGTGAACGATAGCGATGCTGCGATACATACACAAAGCAAAGAACGGTTACGTTTAACAAACATGTGACGAGTGAGACTCCTGAACCAACTGAAAATAAGACACTTCTTTATTTAAAAGGTTTCTTTTGATCTTGGCTTTGCCTTAGGGAGTAAATAGTTTTGTGATAAACAGTGGAACCCAAAGCAAAAGCCTATACAATGTGATTCCTATATTAAGGATTCAGCATCAGAATGGAACTGATAAAAC
This genomic window from Vibrio tritonius contains:
- the bepA gene encoding beta-barrel assembly-enhancing protease — encoded protein: MFVKRNRSLLCVCIAASLSFTAPQMSLAQGNDLPDIGTVAGATLSIDQELLYGDAYMRMIRANQPVINDPVLSEYVDTLGHRLVAHADNVKTPFHFFLINDHAINAFAFFGGYVALHSGLFLDTQSESELASVMAHEISHVTQRHLARSMEAQAQRSPATLAALAGALLLAIAAPEAGIAAITATTAGSIQGQINYTRSNEREADRFGMQTLAKSGFDVMAMPRFFSRLAAEYRYSSKPPQMLLTHPLPEARITDTRERAQQYPQEHPTSSLHFFLARSRVIARYSGLDEKDALDWFTRTAKKSSAAMAPAFEYGKALVYLDNEKLTQAEEILTKLVKNDPNNNFYLDTMSDLYLAKNQAHDAELMLQKALKENPNNAVLEINYGNVLLKEDKFQDAIRVLQRYTHDNPNDPNGWSLLAEANSRAGNSEEDLAARAEILALKAQWNKAIQYYTQASQLTKLGSLEQARYDARIDQLILQRERFMALQNK